Proteins encoded by one window of Streptococcus sanguinis:
- the metF gene encoding methylenetetrahydrofolate reductase [NAD(P)H] translates to MVRRHTPSLSFEVFPPNPAVGNDKIFQALREMQDLAPHFISVTASNNKFDIEETTVRLTEFIANDLKIPTIAHLPAVYLTKDMVSNILQSLDRVGVHQILALRGDIFPDVAPKDDFTYATDLIEYIKTEAPHFDIIGACYPEGHPDSPNQISDIQNLKKKVDAGCSSLVTQLFFDNERFYDFQDKCILAGIEVPIHAGIMPILNRNQALRLLKTCENIKLPRKFRAILDKYEHDPESLRAAGLAYAVDQIVDLVTQDVAGIHLYTMNNAATAYHIYKATHALFNHNPSVQSF, encoded by the coding sequence ATGGTTCGTCGTCACACACCCAGTCTCTCATTTGAAGTATTTCCTCCCAATCCGGCAGTAGGCAATGATAAGATTTTTCAGGCGTTGAGAGAGATGCAAGATCTGGCTCCTCACTTTATCAGTGTGACAGCCAGCAATAATAAGTTTGACATTGAGGAGACGACGGTTCGTTTGACGGAGTTTATCGCCAACGATCTCAAGATTCCGACGATTGCTCACTTGCCCGCGGTTTATCTGACCAAGGACATGGTGTCCAATATTTTGCAGTCTCTAGATCGGGTTGGTGTCCATCAGATTTTAGCTTTGCGAGGGGATATTTTTCCAGATGTAGCACCTAAGGATGATTTTACCTATGCGACTGACTTGATCGAATACATCAAGACAGAAGCACCGCATTTTGACATCATCGGAGCCTGCTATCCAGAGGGCCATCCGGATTCGCCTAATCAGATTTCGGATATTCAAAATCTGAAGAAAAAGGTCGATGCTGGCTGTTCTAGTCTGGTCACCCAGCTTTTCTTTGACAATGAGCGCTTTTACGACTTTCAGGACAAGTGTATTTTAGCGGGTATTGAAGTGCCTATCCATGCTGGGATTATGCCGATTCTCAACCGCAATCAGGCTCTGCGCCTGCTCAAGACCTGTGAGAATATCAAGCTGCCGAGAAAATTCCGGGCTATTCTGGATAAGTACGAACATGATCCAGAGTCTCTGAGAGCAGCAGGTCTGGCTTATGCTGTGGATCAAATTGTTGACTTGGTGACCCAAGATGTAGCGGGCATACACCTTTACACTATGAATAACGCTGCAACAGCCTACCATATCTATAAGGCTACTCACGCCCTCTTTAATCATAACCCATCCGTTCAATCTTTTTAA
- a CDS encoding ABC transporter permease produces the protein MLHTIQAELYQLVRSKLFWLIEGLLFFLIFISSLGERNFNFYISTSSDPEEIVIQGWTGFEALGQLAKDFLPFVMITVLVLIIFLLGRDLTRKLYKNILAGGISRKEFYLSKIAVLVAIIIFQLVAAFAVAFIFGSLFHGLGTMPKNFFWSFSLSFFRSFLFIMTCSSVVTCLLYLTHSTLASYLVFFALIMLQSSLVIVFPQINSELFLFLILAGSLLGGYQAFQHRDL, from the coding sequence ATGTTACATACTATCCAGGCGGAGCTCTACCAGCTTGTCCGCTCTAAGCTTTTTTGGCTAATAGAAGGGCTGCTCTTTTTTCTCATTTTCATCAGCTCTCTTGGTGAAAGAAACTTTAATTTTTATATCTCTACATCTTCTGATCCAGAAGAAATAGTCATCCAAGGTTGGACAGGATTTGAAGCTCTAGGGCAGCTTGCTAAAGACTTCCTGCCCTTTGTCATGATTACTGTCCTTGTGCTTATCATCTTTCTGTTAGGTCGCGACCTGACTAGAAAGCTATACAAAAATATATTAGCTGGCGGGATTTCTCGAAAAGAATTTTACTTATCCAAAATAGCTGTTCTTGTCGCAATTATCATCTTTCAACTAGTGGCAGCCTTTGCTGTAGCCTTTATCTTTGGAAGCCTCTTCCACGGACTTGGGACTATGCCAAAGAACTTTTTCTGGAGCTTTTCCTTGTCTTTCTTTCGCTCCTTTCTCTTTATCATGACCTGCAGTTCTGTAGTTACCTGTCTCCTCTACCTGACCCACTCCACCCTAGCCAGCTATCTCGTCTTTTTCGCCCTGATCATGCTTCAGTCTAGCCTCGTCATCGTTTTCCCTCAGATAAATTCTGAACTATTCTTATTCCTTATCCTAGCTGGTTCTCTCTTAGGTGGTTACCAAGCCTTTCAGCACAGGGACTTATAA
- a CDS encoding ABC transporter ATP-binding protein → MQTVLEVKQVTKQYGQQYALDHVSLSIQKGEIYGLIGKNGAGKTTLLKTISRLIHANSGTVSVFGSQNSKEWNEALRKIGTVIETPVAYNQMTAYQNLNYYCKVHQIAQPDQLIKETLAYVGLSNTGKKKFRNFSLGMKQRLGIAIALISKPELMILDEPINGLDPLGIKEFRLMIQRLNQELGITFIISSHILSELYLVATKFGVIDQGQLVAEFTKDDFDRASEDYIVLKTSDKEQAANLIQGKLHYQLKDADKSDELHIVAQEQELNDINRELVLSNIHVNGIYTAHKDLEKYFTDLVQ, encoded by the coding sequence ATGCAAACTGTTTTAGAAGTAAAGCAAGTTACCAAACAATATGGCCAGCAATATGCCCTTGATCATGTGAGTCTTTCGATCCAGAAGGGCGAAATTTACGGTTTAATCGGCAAGAACGGAGCTGGCAAAACCACTCTTCTCAAGACCATTAGCCGGCTTATTCATGCCAACAGCGGAACCGTGTCTGTCTTTGGTTCGCAGAACTCTAAGGAGTGGAATGAAGCCCTGCGCAAGATAGGTACTGTCATCGAAACACCAGTCGCTTACAATCAGATGACTGCTTATCAAAACCTCAACTACTACTGCAAGGTCCACCAGATTGCCCAGCCCGACCAGCTCATCAAGGAAACTCTGGCCTATGTCGGATTGAGCAATACTGGTAAAAAGAAATTCCGAAACTTTTCGCTAGGAATGAAGCAGCGCTTGGGGATCGCAATTGCCCTTATAAGCAAGCCTGAACTCATGATTTTAGATGAGCCCATCAACGGCCTAGATCCGCTTGGCATCAAGGAATTTCGACTGATGATTCAGCGACTCAATCAAGAATTGGGAATCACTTTTATCATTTCCAGCCACATCTTGTCCGAGCTTTATCTGGTAGCCACCAAGTTTGGAGTGATTGACCAAGGACAGCTTGTCGCAGAATTCACCAAAGACGATTTTGACCGAGCCAGCGAAGATTATATCGTCCTCAAGACTAGCGATAAAGAACAGGCTGCCAATCTCATCCAAGGCAAGCTCCACTATCAGCTCAAGGACGCTGATAAATCTGACGAACTGCACATTGTCGCCCAAGAGCAGGAACTAAATGACATCAACAGGGAGTTGGTTCTATCAAACATTCATGTCAATGGTATCTATACAGCTCACAAAGATTTAGAAAAATACTTTACAGATTTAGTCCAGTAA
- the pabB gene encoding aminodeoxychorismate synthase component I gives MHKKTIIDFKQLGQRLIFTNPIKELKTRRLDQVEELLTEIEGWQEKGYYAVGYVSYEAAPAFEEKFQVHAAPLQKEYLLYFTIHDKAEEASIPLTYEEVEMPAAWRGLTSEQEYQKSIETIHHHIRQGDTYQVNYTVQLCAELNPEDSLAIYNRLVVEQNAAYNAYVEHDETAILSISPELFFEEHRGQLTTRPMKGTTNRGLTLEQDREQAAWLAQDAKNRAENMMIVDLLRNDMNRISQTGSEHVERLCSVEQYSTVWQMTSTIKSLLQEGIGLAGLFKALFPCGSITGAPKISTMAIIKATEKAARGVYCGTVGICLPDQRRIFNVAIRTIQLEGRKAIYGVGGGITWDSTWKNEYIETQQKSAVLYRKNPRFDLISTGKVTDGKLTLQDQHLQRLTEAASYFAYPFDQDKLEQELEETCTQLDKEKDYRLRIALKKDGSIELETTPLLPLTDTFRKAKLLEQTANLAQPFTYFKTSHRPHLTLEQQEHIYYNAQGQLLETSIGNLLLELDGKLYTPPAELGLLKGIYRQQLLDKGQATEKVLTLADLAQAEKIYACNAVRGLYELEIEDEEFHNLPLAFNPHQKL, from the coding sequence ATGCACAAGAAAACGATTATTGATTTTAAGCAGTTGGGTCAACGCCTGATTTTTACGAATCCCATCAAGGAGCTAAAGACTCGCCGCCTGGACCAAGTGGAGGAACTTTTGACAGAGATTGAGGGCTGGCAGGAGAAAGGATACTATGCTGTCGGCTATGTCAGCTATGAAGCAGCGCCAGCCTTCGAGGAAAAGTTCCAAGTTCATGCGGCCCCACTCCAGAAGGAATACCTCCTCTACTTTACTATCCACGATAAGGCTGAGGAGGCTTCCATTCCCTTGACCTATGAAGAAGTGGAAATGCCAGCAGCTTGGCGAGGGCTGACTTCTGAGCAAGAATACCAGAAGTCTATAGAGACCATTCATCATCATATCCGCCAAGGCGATACCTATCAGGTCAACTACACGGTACAGCTGTGCGCGGAGCTAAATCCTGAGGACAGTTTGGCTATTTACAACCGGCTAGTCGTCGAGCAAAATGCGGCCTACAATGCTTATGTAGAGCATGACGAGACTGCCATCTTGTCCATTAGCCCTGAGCTCTTTTTCGAGGAGCACCGAGGTCAACTGACAACTCGTCCTATGAAAGGAACCACCAATCGGGGACTGACCTTAGAGCAGGATAGAGAGCAGGCTGCATGGTTAGCACAAGATGCCAAAAACCGAGCTGAAAATATGATGATTGTCGATTTACTCCGCAATGATATGAACCGCATTTCTCAGACAGGCAGCGAGCACGTTGAGCGTCTCTGCAGCGTCGAACAATACTCTACAGTCTGGCAGATGACCTCTACCATTAAAAGCCTGCTGCAGGAGGGAATCGGACTGGCAGGGCTTTTCAAGGCGCTCTTTCCTTGCGGATCCATTACAGGTGCTCCTAAGATTTCGACCATGGCTATCATCAAGGCGACAGAAAAAGCTGCCCGCGGGGTCTACTGCGGTACAGTAGGTATCTGCCTGCCAGACCAGAGACGGATTTTTAACGTCGCCATCCGTACCATTCAGCTGGAGGGAAGGAAAGCTATCTATGGCGTTGGCGGCGGCATCACTTGGGACAGCACGTGGAAAAATGAATACATCGAAACCCAGCAAAAATCTGCCGTTCTCTATCGAAAGAATCCACGATTCGACCTGATTTCTACAGGAAAAGTGACGGACGGAAAGCTAACCTTGCAAGACCAACACCTGCAAAGACTGACAGAAGCAGCCAGCTACTTCGCCTATCCTTTTGACCAAGACAAACTAGAGCAAGAGCTAGAAGAAACCTGCACTCAGCTAGACAAAGAAAAAGATTATAGGCTACGTATAGCTCTAAAAAAAGACGGCAGCATTGAGCTAGAAACGACTCCTCTACTGCCACTGACGGATACTTTCAGAAAGGCAAAACTGCTCGAGCAGACAGCCAATCTAGCCCAGCCTTTCACCTATTTCAAAACCAGTCATCGGCCACATTTGACCTTGGAGCAGCAAGAGCATATTTACTACAATGCCCAAGGCCAACTGCTGGAAACCTCTATCGGCAATCTGCTGCTGGAGCTAGACGGCAAGCTCTACACGCCTCCAGCTGAACTGGGCCTGCTCAAGGGCATCTACCGCCAGCAGCTACTGGATAAGGGACAAGCTACTGAGAAAGTTTTAACGCTGGCTGATCTGGCTCAAGCAGAGAAAATCTACGCCTGCAACGCAGTCAGGGGATTGTACGAGCTAGAGATTGAGGATGAAGAATTCCACAATTTGCCACTTGCTTTTAATCCTCATCAAAAACTTTAG
- a CDS encoding ABC transporter permease: protein MMDFIRADLYRLMRSKGFWITEFLLFCAIISTTFFHANIHFGANISSNASASQSLGKLTGLQALDYFAGNTDSLLFFTIIGISIVLGVDLSRKLYKNCLSYGISKLSYYFSKFFVCVSIAAFHFLMILSISFVTASLSNGIGSAPSSFLPQLGAALFIQFLSTVAWIAIISFILYASHSIVSSFLTYFLGGTLLTIPLIFYPDNEWLLYLTMRFNTDMAADSGAVIKAILTVVTVTLLFMGGGLMVFKKKDL, encoded by the coding sequence ATGATGGATTTCATTCGAGCCGATTTATACCGGCTCATGCGCTCAAAAGGCTTTTGGATTACTGAGTTTTTATTATTCTGTGCGATTATCTCAACAACCTTCTTCCATGCAAATATTCATTTTGGAGCAAATATCTCAAGTAATGCGTCTGCTAGTCAATCTCTAGGAAAACTAACCGGCCTTCAAGCTCTGGACTATTTTGCAGGCAATACAGACAGTCTGCTCTTTTTCACCATCATTGGTATCAGTATAGTTCTTGGAGTGGACCTGTCTCGGAAACTTTATAAAAACTGTCTGAGCTACGGTATCTCTAAACTCAGCTATTATTTTTCTAAATTCTTTGTCTGCGTTAGCATTGCAGCCTTTCACTTCCTGATGATTTTATCTATCTCCTTTGTGACCGCTAGTCTGTCCAACGGAATTGGCAGCGCCCCCAGCTCTTTTTTGCCTCAGTTGGGAGCTGCTCTCTTCATTCAATTTCTCAGCACGGTTGCATGGATTGCCATCATTTCTTTTATACTCTATGCCAGCCACTCGATTGTATCTAGCTTTCTGACCTATTTCCTTGGCGGTACCTTACTGACTATTCCCCTCATCTTTTACCCTGACAATGAATGGCTGCTCTATCTGACCATGCGTTTTAACACAGATATGGCAGCAGATAGCGGAGCTGTTATCAAAGCTATCCTGACAGTGGTAACGGTCACCTTGCTCTTTATGGGTGGCGGGCTGATGGTTTTCAAAAAGAAAGATTTATAA
- a CDS encoding AI-2E family transporter, with translation MKKINESYKLIMFAALALALVLYIGNIWSGLQSLTSVFSPIILGGVLAFIFNVPMKKLEDFLDKCRVPQKLQRGLALILEVLILALIMTGIVSIVVPTLTTAVNQLSETIGKVAPQVAKWLQQSGLLSSSQLKDLTKQLQNSDIVNRAISLLGSLTGNISAIFGNFFSVIMSIFLMFAFLSSKEHLQTITSRLLQVLLPEKAVKRLSYVGSVIVETYDKFLMGQMIEAVIVGILVFIAYSLTGLPYAALTGVLAGVLSFIPYIGPFSACALGAIFIFTDSPWKALLSIAVFQGVQLIEGNVIYPRVVGQSVGLPTLFTLAAALIGGNLFGLVGMIFFTPIFAVIYRLVREFVVEKEERNESGEVA, from the coding sequence ATGAAAAAAATAAATGAATCCTATAAACTAATCATGTTTGCGGCGCTCGCTCTGGCTCTGGTTCTCTATATCGGGAACATCTGGTCTGGTCTGCAGAGTCTGACTTCGGTTTTTTCACCCATTATACTAGGTGGAGTCCTAGCCTTTATCTTTAATGTTCCAATGAAAAAACTGGAAGATTTCTTGGACAAATGCCGAGTCCCTCAGAAGTTGCAGCGCGGTTTGGCCTTGATTTTAGAGGTGCTGATTTTAGCTCTCATTATGACAGGGATTGTTTCTATTGTCGTGCCGACCCTGACCACAGCGGTCAATCAGCTGAGCGAAACAATCGGCAAGGTAGCGCCTCAGGTAGCCAAGTGGCTGCAGCAGTCTGGCTTGCTTTCTTCTAGCCAGCTGAAAGATTTGACCAAGCAGCTGCAAAATAGCGACATTGTCAACCGAGCCATCTCTCTTCTGGGCAGTCTGACGGGCAATATCTCTGCCATCTTTGGCAATTTCTTCTCTGTCATCATGTCTATTTTTCTCATGTTTGCCTTCTTGAGCAGCAAGGAGCATTTGCAGACAATCACTAGCCGTCTCTTGCAGGTTCTGCTTCCTGAGAAGGCTGTCAAACGCCTATCCTACGTCGGTTCTGTCATTGTTGAGACCTATGATAAGTTCCTGATGGGGCAGATGATAGAGGCCGTCATTGTTGGGATTTTAGTCTTTATCGCCTATTCTCTGACAGGCCTGCCTTATGCAGCCTTGACAGGAGTTTTGGCTGGAGTGCTCTCTTTCATTCCATACATCGGGCCTTTCTCAGCTTGTGCTCTGGGCGCTATCTTTATCTTCACCGACAGCCCTTGGAAAGCCCTTCTTTCTATCGCAGTCTTTCAGGGAGTGCAGCTGATTGAGGGCAATGTCATCTATCCGCGCGTGGTCGGCCAGTCCGTCGGTCTCCCAACTCTCTTTACCCTAGCCGCCGCCCTGATTGGGGGCAACCTCTTTGGCTTGGTTGGCATGATTTTCTTCACGCCTATCTTCGCAGTTATCTACCGCTTAGTTAGAGAGTTTGTTGTAGAGAAGGAGGAGAGGAATGAAAGTGGAGAAGTTGCCTAA
- a CDS encoding ABC transporter ATP-binding protein, whose protein sequence is MENVLVLQQVSKKFGRQYALTDVSLTIKKGDIYGLIGKNGAGKTTLIKVITQLLEASSGNVSLFGSQTYQEWTQSLKRVGSVIETPVAHNHLTAYENLSYYCKLRHIPHADKVIRETLEYVDLTDTGKKKFRDFSLGMKQRLGLAIALLTRPDLMILDEPINGLDPVGIKEFRQLVQRLNEELGMTFIISSHILSELYLVGTQFGIIEEGRLIREISKAEFEEQSEDYIVLKTSQLEEASRLIHDQLMHRIKVVNASDEIHIFTHSHEISKIVKELAAANIPVQEIYYARQNLENFFTDLVE, encoded by the coding sequence ATGGAAAATGTTTTGGTTTTACAGCAAGTCAGCAAGAAATTCGGCCGGCAGTACGCTCTGACCGATGTGAGTCTGACGATAAAAAAAGGAGATATTTACGGTTTGATTGGCAAGAACGGGGCCGGAAAGACCACTCTGATCAAGGTCATCACCCAGCTCTTGGAAGCAAGCAGTGGCAATGTCTCCCTCTTTGGCTCTCAGACCTATCAAGAATGGACGCAGAGCCTCAAGCGGGTCGGATCGGTCATCGAAACACCGGTCGCTCACAACCACCTGACAGCCTATGAAAATCTCAGCTACTACTGCAAGCTCCGCCATATTCCCCATGCAGATAAGGTCATCCGTGAAACCTTGGAATACGTGGACTTGACGGATACGGGCAAGAAGAAATTCCGCGACTTCTCACTCGGGATGAAACAGCGGCTGGGTCTGGCTATCGCGCTTCTTACCAGACCCGACCTGATGATACTGGACGAGCCTATCAATGGCCTGGATCCAGTCGGCATCAAGGAATTCCGCCAGCTGGTGCAGCGGCTCAACGAGGAGTTGGGCATGACCTTTATCATCTCCAGCCATATCCTGTCTGAACTCTACTTGGTGGGGACCCAGTTCGGCATTATAGAGGAAGGACGGCTGATTCGCGAGATTTCCAAGGCGGAGTTTGAAGAACAGAGTGAAGACTATATCGTGCTTAAAACGTCGCAGTTAGAAGAAGCCAGCCGGCTGATTCACGACCAGCTCATGCATCGCATCAAGGTGGTCAATGCTTCTGACGAGATTCATATCTTTACCCATTCGCATGAGATTAGCAAGATAGTCAAGGAACTTGCGGCTGCAAATATACCGGTGCAGGAGATTTACTATGCACGACAAAACCTAGAAAACTTCTTTACAGACTTGGTCGAATGA
- a CDS encoding lantibiotic ABC transporter permease — translation MLHTFQADFYRFFRSKAVWITEFIFLLTTLSAVFGKLNAVQLIQAVSNAIGNNTFIIIILSMVVIGTDLNKQLYKNTLTSGVSRTSFFVSKALVMVCVTFLQLTLYYSINFILAAILNGIGDLSATFLLQFILLFFVQCLTVIAWTAIISFILYLSKSMIAALGGYLFCASLTGALAQFYPKSLWLQHFTMSFDFETLQSNGVTLRIILIALVLGTIFTVASLYTFHKKDL, via the coding sequence ATGTTACATACTTTTCAAGCAGATTTTTACCGCTTCTTTCGTTCCAAGGCTGTTTGGATTACCGAATTCATTTTTCTACTGACGACCTTGAGCGCAGTCTTTGGCAAATTAAATGCTGTCCAGCTTATACAAGCGGTGTCCAACGCTATCGGTAATAATACTTTTATCATCATTATCCTCTCTATGGTCGTCATCGGGACAGATCTGAACAAGCAGCTTTACAAGAATACTTTAACCAGCGGCGTTTCCCGTACCAGTTTCTTCGTCTCTAAAGCCCTAGTCATGGTCTGCGTAACGTTCCTGCAGTTGACTCTCTATTATAGCATCAACTTTATCCTAGCAGCCATTCTAAACGGTATTGGTGATTTATCCGCCACCTTCCTGCTTCAGTTTATTCTTCTATTCTTTGTGCAGTGCCTGACTGTCATTGCTTGGACAGCCATTATTTCCTTTATTCTTTATCTGAGCAAATCTATGATTGCTGCTCTGGGAGGTTACCTTTTCTGCGCATCCTTAACCGGAGCTCTTGCTCAATTTTATCCCAAATCTCTATGGCTGCAGCATTTCACCATGAGCTTTGACTTTGAGACGCTCCAAAGCAACGGTGTAACCTTAAGAATTATTCTAATCGCCTTGGTCTTAGGAACAATCTTCACTGTAGCAAGTCTCTATACTTTCCACAAAAAGGATTTATAG
- the metE gene encoding 5-methyltetrahydropteroyltriglutamate--homocysteine S-methyltransferase, whose translation MSTTIIGFPRLGEFRELKFTTEKYFRHEISAEELLAAAKDLRAKHWNIVKEKGISEIPSNDFSHYDNVLDAAFLFNVVPSSVQGLELTDLERYFALARGYQGEKGDVRALPMKKWFNTNYHYIVPKFEKETQVKLAGHKIFDEFAEAKELGLVTRPVVVGPFTLLQVSDFEDGVAPADFVDALAAAYQEVFAKLAELGAERIQLDEPSLVKDLSAEEKALFLDLYKKLLADKKSLEVLIQTYFGDVRDIYADLVELPVDAIGLDFVEGKKTLDLVKGGFPADKTLYAGIVNGKNIWRNNYEKSLAVLEQIPAENLVLTSSCSLLHVPFTTANEEFEPAILNHFAFAVEKLDEIRDLDAIRNGGGAEALAANKELFATERVGENAELRARIAGLTDADYTRLPAFAEREEIQHKTLNLPPLPTTTIGSFPQTKEVRAKRLAFRKGELSAEDYDKFLAEQIDEWIKWQEEVGFDVLVHGEFERNDMVEYFGQNLSGYLFSKNGWVQSYGMRGVKPPIIWGDVTRLNPITVKWSSYAQSRTDKPVKGMLTGPVTILNWSFPREDISIKDSTLQIALAIKDEVLDLEAAGVKIIQIDEAALREKLPLRRSDWYEDYLDWAIPAFRLVHSTVAPDTQIHTHMCYSEFTDIIPAIDNMDADVISFEASRSNLEILDELKAKNFQTEVGPGVYDIHSPRVPNEGEIDHTIEAILAKVPSSKVWINPDCGLKTRGIPETKASLERLVEAAKAARQHLK comes from the coding sequence ATGTCAACGACTATCATTGGTTTCCCACGATTGGGCGAATTCCGCGAATTGAAATTTACAACTGAAAAATACTTTAGACATGAAATCTCAGCAGAAGAGCTTCTGGCTGCAGCTAAGGATCTGCGCGCTAAGCACTGGAATATTGTTAAGGAAAAAGGAATTTCAGAGATTCCATCAAATGACTTTTCTCATTATGACAATGTCCTGGATGCGGCTTTTCTCTTTAACGTGGTGCCATCATCTGTGCAAGGCTTGGAGTTGACTGACTTGGAGCGGTATTTTGCCTTGGCTCGTGGCTATCAGGGCGAAAAAGGGGATGTCCGTGCCCTTCCGATGAAGAAATGGTTCAACACCAACTACCACTATATCGTTCCTAAATTTGAAAAAGAAACTCAAGTCAAGCTGGCTGGGCATAAGATTTTTGATGAATTTGCAGAAGCTAAAGAGTTGGGCTTGGTAACCCGTCCAGTTGTGGTTGGTCCATTCACCCTCCTGCAAGTATCTGACTTTGAAGACGGTGTAGCGCCGGCTGACTTTGTAGATGCACTAGCTGCAGCTTATCAAGAAGTTTTTGCCAAATTAGCAGAGCTTGGCGCAGAGCGTATCCAGCTGGATGAGCCAAGTCTGGTCAAGGACCTGTCAGCAGAAGAAAAAGCTCTCTTCTTGGACCTTTATAAGAAGCTTTTGGCGGACAAGAAAAGTCTTGAAGTTTTGATTCAAACCTACTTTGGGGATGTTCGTGACATCTATGCAGACCTTGTAGAGCTGCCAGTAGATGCGATTGGTCTGGACTTTGTAGAAGGCAAGAAAACTCTTGACCTTGTAAAAGGTGGCTTCCCAGCTGATAAGACACTTTATGCAGGGATTGTCAATGGTAAAAATATCTGGCGCAACAACTATGAAAAGAGCTTGGCAGTGCTTGAGCAAATTCCAGCTGAAAATCTTGTTTTGACAAGCTCATGCTCACTTCTCCATGTGCCATTTACGACTGCTAATGAAGAATTTGAACCAGCAATCTTGAACCACTTTGCCTTTGCGGTGGAAAAATTGGATGAAATCCGTGACTTGGATGCTATCCGCAATGGCGGTGGTGCAGAAGCACTTGCTGCTAACAAAGAACTCTTTGCGACTGAACGTGTGGGTGAAAATGCGGAACTTCGTGCTCGTATCGCTGGCTTGACAGACGCTGACTACACTCGTTTGCCAGCCTTTGCAGAGCGTGAGGAAATCCAACACAAGACACTCAATCTGCCACCGTTGCCAACTACGACAATTGGATCCTTCCCTCAAACTAAGGAAGTTCGTGCCAAACGCTTGGCCTTCCGTAAGGGTGAGCTGTCAGCAGAAGACTATGACAAGTTCTTGGCTGAGCAAATTGATGAATGGATCAAGTGGCAAGAAGAAGTTGGCTTTGACGTGCTGGTGCACGGTGAGTTCGAGCGTAATGACATGGTTGAGTACTTCGGTCAAAACTTGTCAGGTTACCTCTTCTCTAAGAATGGTTGGGTACAATCATACGGTATGCGTGGGGTTAAACCACCAATCATCTGGGGTGATGTGACTCGTCTCAACCCAATCACTGTCAAATGGTCTAGCTACGCACAAAGCCGTACTGACAAACCTGTCAAAGGTATGTTGACTGGACCTGTTACCATCCTCAACTGGTCATTCCCACGTGAAGACATCTCTATCAAGGATTCTACCCTTCAAATCGCTCTTGCTATCAAGGATGAAGTTCTTGACCTTGAAGCAGCAGGCGTGAAGATTATCCAAATCGACGAGGCTGCTCTTCGTGAGAAATTGCCACTCCGCCGCAGCGACTGGTATGAAGATTACCTTGACTGGGCAATCCCTGCCTTCCGCTTGGTACACTCTACAGTAGCGCCAGATACACAAATCCACACTCACATGTGTTACTCAGAATTTACAGATATCATCCCTGCTATCGACAACATGGATGCGGACGTGATTTCCTTTGAAGCAAGCCGTTCAAACCTTGAAATTTTGGACGAACTCAAAGCGAAAAACTTCCAAACAGAAGTGGGACCTGGGGTTTACGATATCCACTCGCCTCGTGTGCCAAACGAAGGGGAAATCGACCATACGATTGAAGCTATCTTGGCTAAGGTGCCAAGCAGCAAGGTTTGGATCAACCCTGACTGCGGTCTTAAAACTCGTGGTATCCCAGAAACTAAGGCTAGCTTGGAGCGCTTAGTAGAAGCAGCCAAAGCAGCTAGACAACACTTGAAATAA